DNA from Roseomonas gilardii subsp. gilardii:
GGCAGGCGCCAGCAGGCCGCCGTCACCGCCCGGTCGAGGAAGGGTACCCGCCCCTCCACCCCATGCGCCATCAGGCAGCGGTCCAGCTTCAGCAGCAGGTCGTTGGGCAGCCAGTCGGCGATGTCCAGCGCCTGGGCGGCCATCAGCCGGGTGCGGCCCGGCGTGGCGGCAGCGGTCTCGGCGGCCTCGAACCCGTCCCGCCAGAGGCGCGGCGGATCGCGCAGCACGTCGAGCCGGTCGAAGGTGCCATGGGCGCGCATCGCCTTGCCGCCCAGCCACCAGGGGCGCATGGCGGAGCGGTGGCGGCCATAGCCGGCCAGGATCTCGTCGCCGCCCTCGCCGGAGAGCACGACCTTCACCTCCTCCCGCGCCCGGCGGGCGAGGAACCAGGTCGGCACGATGGCGTAATCCGCCGCCGGGTCGTCCATGGCGCCGACGATCTCCGGCAGGTGCCGCCAGACCTCGGCCTCCGTCACCTCCAGCCGCACATGCCGGGCGCCCGCGGCCTTCGCGGCGGCGGCGGCCTGCTCGCGCTCGTCCTTGTCGCCCGTGTCGAAGCCGGCGGTGAAGGCCAGCACCGGCCGCTCGTTCAGCCGCGACATGGCGTGCAGCACCGCCGCGCTGTCCGTGCCGCCGGACAGGAACATGCCATAGGGCACGTCGGCGCGCTGGTGGAACTCCACCGCCTCGGCGAAGGCGCGGCCGAAGCGGGCGATGGCCTCGGCCTCGCCGATCTCCTCCGGCCCGCCTTCCGGCAGGGCGGGCTGGCGGTGCCGCTCCACCACGGCGCCGTCCGAGATGGCCAGGGTCTCGCCCGGCAGCACCCGCTGGATGCCCTCGAAGATCGTGTCCGCGCCGGTGGTGAACTGAAGCTGCATCAGCTCGTCCCGGCTCTCCGCCCGGACGCGCGGCGTCACCAGCCCGGCGGCGACCAGCGCCTGCGGCTCGGAGGCGAAGGCGATGCCGCCCGCCACCTCGGCGATGTAGAGCGGCTTGATGCCGAAAGGGTCGCGCGACAGCACCACCCGCCGCGCCGAGCGGTCATGGATGGCCAGCGCCCACATGCCGCGGAGCCCGTCGGCGAAACCGATGCCCTCCTGCCGCCACAGATGCAGCGGCGGCTCGCAGTCGCTGCCGGTGGCGCAGGAGAAGCCGTGCGCGGCGCGGAGCTCCGGGTTGTTATAGATCTCGCCATTGCCGACCAGTGCCGCCGGCCCGGCGAAAAGCGGCTGGTCGCCCGTCTCCAGATCGATGATCGCCAGCCGCGTATGGGCGAGCGCCACCGAGCCCACGACATGGTGCCCCTGCCCGTCCGGCCCGCGATGCGCCAGGGCGCGGGTCAGCGCCTCCAGCACCCGGGAATCCGGTGCCTGGCCGGAGCGGAGGGCGAGGCCCGCGATGCCACACATCAGCCCGCCTCCCGGCCAGGGGAACCGGCCTCCGATGGCGCCACGGCGCGCAGGAAGCCCTGCCATCGCGCCAGGACCGGCGCCGCCGCGTGCTCGGCCTCGAAATCCCGCCGCCCGGCGCCGGCGAGGCGTTCCGCCAGGGCCGGGTCGTCCAGCACGCGGCGGATCGCGGCCGCCAGGGGGGCGGGCTCCTCCAACGGCACCAGCAGCCCGGTCTCGCCCTCGCGGATCACCTCCCTGGGTCCCTGGGCTGCGGCGGCCACGACGGGGCGCGCGGCAGAGAAAGCTTCCAGCACCACATTGCCCAGCGGCTCGTGCCGGGAGGGGCAGACGAAGACCTCCGCCCCCGCCAGCAGTGCCCCGGTCTCGGTGCGCCATCCCAGGAAGGAGAGCCGGTCGCCGAGGCCCAGCTCCCGCGCCAGCCCTTCCAGCGTGGCGCGCTCCGGGCCTTCGCCGGCCAGGGAGAGATGCGCCTCCGGCAGGTCCGCCAAGGCGCGCAGCAGCACGTCGAAGCCTTTGTTGCGGTGCAGACGGCCCATGGCGAGCAGCCGCCGCTTCCCGGGCGGGGCGGGCAGCGTGGCGGGCATGGCGCCGGACAGGTCCGGCACGAAGTTCGGCAGGTGGTGCACGCGCCCGGGGGCCCAGCCTTGCCGGGTGATCCAGGCGACGAGGTCACGCGTATTGGCCACCAGATGGTCGCAGCGCCGGTAGTGCCGCAGGTCGTAATAGCCGCCCAGCCGCCCCACCAGGGTCCAGTCGCCCTTCGGCGTGAAGCGCGCGGCGCGGTTCATCCAGGCCACCGTCACGGCAGGGCGGAAGCGCCGCAGCGCGGCGCGCAGGCGCGGCCCGGTCAGCAGGTCGAGCGGACCGCCAAAGCCCAGCGTGACGGGGGCGAGGCCCCCCTCCCGCAGCCGAGCCTCGCGCGCCGGCTCGCGCCGGATCACCGGCAGGACCTCCTCGCCGCTGTCATGCAGTCCGAGGCAGAGCCGCTCGTAGAAGGTCTCGGCGCCCCCCTTGGCGGCACCGGCCATCACCTGCGCGACCCTCACCGCGCGTCCGGACTCGGCTGATCGGTGGACGGGGTGCAAGGCGCGGCGCGGCGTGTCGGCATGCGGGGGTGGTGGCACAGGCGCGTGTGGAGGGGCAAGGGGCACTCGTCCCGCCATCCGCGTGGCGCCGGGGGCAGACCCGCCGTCACGCCGCCAGGCGCGCCGGCAGGAGCTGTCCGGCCGCCTCGGCCACCTGCGCCACGGACAGCCCCGCCATGCTGCCATCCGCCGCGATCACCGCCCGCGCGGCGCGGCCGGCGGGTGCGTATTCATCGGCCGGGGTTGGGCCGAACAGGCCGAGCGTCGGCGTGCCGGCAGCGGCGGACAGGTGCATCAGCCCGGAATCATTGCCGACGAAGAGCGCAGCGCGGCGCAGCACCGCCGCCGCCTCCGGCAGGGAGAGCTTCCCCAGCAGGTCGGTGACACCGCCGGGATGGTTGCGCAGGGCCTCCAGCAGTGGCGCGGCGATGGCCCGCTCGGTCTCCCCCGGCCCGCCCAGCACGGCGATCCGGGCGCCCGGCAGCAGCCCGTCCGGCGCGGTCAGCCTGCGGGCCAGGGCCTCGAAACGCTCCCAGGGCCAGATCTTGCCCGACCAGTTGGCGGTCGGCCCCAATGCAAGGATGGGGGCGAGGATCGGAGCCTGCCCGGGCAGCGGCGCGGGCGCCAGCCCCAGCAACGCGTCCGCCCGTGCCTCATCCTCCGGCGCCGTCCATGCCACCGGC
Protein-coding regions in this window:
- the asnB gene encoding asparagine synthase (glutamine-hydrolyzing), encoding MCGIAGLALRSGQAPDSRVLEALTRALAHRGPDGQGHHVVGSVALAHTRLAIIDLETGDQPLFAGPAALVGNGEIYNNPELRAAHGFSCATGSDCEPPLHLWRQEGIGFADGLRGMWALAIHDRSARRVVLSRDPFGIKPLYIAEVAGGIAFASEPQALVAAGLVTPRVRAESRDELMQLQFTTGADTIFEGIQRVLPGETLAISDGAVVERHRQPALPEGGPEEIGEAEAIARFGRAFAEAVEFHQRADVPYGMFLSGGTDSAAVLHAMSRLNERPVLAFTAGFDTGDKDEREQAAAAAKAAGARHVRLEVTEAEVWRHLPEIVGAMDDPAADYAIVPTWFLARRAREEVKVVLSGEGGDEILAGYGRHRSAMRPWWLGGKAMRAHGTFDRLDVLRDPPRLWRDGFEAAETAAATPGRTRLMAAQALDIADWLPNDLLLKLDRCLMAHGVEGRVPFLDRAVTAACWRLPDGLKVRRETGKWLLRQWLAQNFPASQPFAKKKGFTVPMGAWIASAADRLAPLVAAQPGVAEIARPERILPLFRAAGGKREGFAAWHLLFYALWHARHVERRAMRGDVFEALSAR
- a CDS encoding glycosyltransferase produces the protein MAGAAKGGAETFYERLCLGLHDSGEEVLPVIRREPAREARLREGGLAPVTLGFGGPLDLLTGPRLRAALRRFRPAVTVAWMNRAARFTPKGDWTLVGRLGGYYDLRHYRRCDHLVANTRDLVAWITRQGWAPGRVHHLPNFVPDLSGAMPATLPAPPGKRRLLAMGRLHRNKGFDVLLRALADLPEAHLSLAGEGPERATLEGLARELGLGDRLSFLGWRTETGALLAGAEVFVCPSRHEPLGNVVLEAFSAARPVVAAAAQGPREVIREGETGLLVPLEEPAPLAAAIRRVLDDPALAERLAGAGRRDFEAEHAAAPVLARWQGFLRAVAPSEAGSPGREAG
- a CDS encoding glycosyltransferase family 9 protein — protein: MRILFVTSTRIGDAVLSTGLLDHLLRAYPEARFTIACGPVAEGVFARMPRREETIVLAKRSLSLHWLELWQRVAGRRWDLVVDLRGSALAWTLRAGNRAVMRGGRRPGHRLGHIAETLALDPPPMPVAWTAPEDEARADALLGLAPAPLPGQAPILAPILALGPTANWSGKIWPWERFEALARRLTAPDGLLPGARIAVLGGPGETERAIAAPLLEALRNHPGGVTDLLGKLSLPEAAAVLRRAALFVGNDSGLMHLSAAAGTPTLGLFGPTPADEYAPAGRAARAVIAADGSMAGLSVAQVAEAAGQLLPARLAA